CTTaacttctgttgttgtttgctctCTTGTTCTCTTCTTGTACTGACACTGCAAGAGCACTTTGAATCTTTCagcacctctctctgtctctctgtattcCTATTTGTCTCTGAATCCCAGACCTTTATGGGTCCACAGGCACCAAAGGACTCCTGAGCCACAGGCTGCACAGGCCTCGGCCTCCAGAGAACCATAAAGAACCATAACTTTGCAGCAGAGCCTTCACATGGCCGACGGTGACCATGACAGGTTTGTCCCTGCGGAAAATTGACAGTGCTCAGCAAGAAACTGTTACTGAAGCTGAGAATTTGGTAATGCTGAGGATTTTCAGACTGGATCTCGCAAGACACAAAGCCaccatcattttgttttgtgactttgaacataaaaatgtattgttttagtCATGTTGTTTTGTAATAAAGCCTAAAAATGTTGCTGTTAACCTGATATCACTGTACGCATACTGTCTGAATATGAGACAGTTTAAAGATTTGAAACAAACATTGACGTGTGACGGACCTGAAGGCAGACACATGAAGACAGGCTGATGGAGTGAAGATATTTTAATGGCAAAGGACAGGTTTACAGGTGGACGGAAAACGAGCAGGCAGATGGATCGATGAACCCGTTGGCAGGAACAGGAACATGACCAGGAACTAAAACTACACTAGACTATTTATGAGATGGACGGTCTAGATTATGATGGCGAATGACTGCTCTTGGCTGTGGTTTCTATGCCTGTTGGTTACATAGATGAAGGTTCGCTTCATCTCAGTGAAACAGTTCACTTGGTTTTCTGTAGCCAAACAGCCTGAAGTCCCCCTCATAGAGCTTGTACAGTTTCCTCCTGTCCTCTAGGGGCACTGTTCTGAACCAGTCCAACACAGAACCAAGGGAAGTCATGTTTTCATAGGGAGGGGGGAACCTGATCTCATCCCGCAGCTTCAagatctgcagcagctgttcagCATCCTCCAGAAGAGTCTCCTGATGGCCAATGAAATCAtacctgagaaagaaaaacaagtccaGTGTCAACCTacagatgaaaatgtgttttttattaacACACTTAAATGGTAAGTAGTGGATGTTAAAGGGGTATTCCAAAAGATTTTACAAATCCAGATCCATTTACTCATCATGAGTACTATTCAGTTCGTTTAACcagttttacagtaaatgtcttTCATTGTGTGGAGGCAGATTTCTGAAGTCTAACATGTAAAATGCTAACATGCAATAAAGAGATGTGATTGAGCTGCATAATGCAGGGTAGGAAACCCAgggtttttggagcttgacccacATTTGGGAATTAAAGTCAAGTTTAAAGATACTGAGTCTTTCAAAATACTAGAATaagctttttaaaaaacctGCCAGGTGTAATTTGTGTGCACTTATAGAAGGGCGATGCCTCATCAGGTCAATAAAACCAATACATAGCTTCAGCCCCGCTGGACAAAAGGCCTTACTGTATGAGGCAGGGGTGGCACAAACGGTGCATCTGCCTCCAGTGGGGTTCAAAGGGCcgcttctcctctgtctgtgggtCCAGCAGGTATTGAATAAAGTTGTAAAACGAGGGGTGCACGCCTGATACAAATGCCTCATCCACTGTCTGTGGTGGGTCAGACTGGTTGGCATAGAGGCGCAGAATGTCCCGGGCAAAGTTTTGATAGTAGTACTTGTTGTGTCGCTGGAATTTGTCCCTGTAGGCGGAGATGAGACGGACAAATGGGTCTCGGACAAACAGGAACTTGGTGTAGTGCTTCAGCTTTGCCTGTAGTCAACAAATAAGTATCCATGAATCCTCTGTCACACTAACCCTATTCTACATGAATCAGCCACTGATGGGACTGACTAACTTTTTCTTCTCAGGTCATTCTATGGACTGACCTTCATCTCTGCTCTTGGGTAGCTGTTTAGAAGCGTGAGCCTTTTGGGGACGTGGACCAAGTCAGCAGAAATAGACATGGGGTCGTGAAATGGCTCACCCTGTTTCAGGACAAACATGACCCTCTTCCAGTTGGTACATGCCACCTGTAGATAAGAGCAAGGCCAAAAAGTGAAAGAGT
The sequence above is drawn from the Toxotes jaculatrix isolate fToxJac2 chromosome 23, fToxJac2.pri, whole genome shotgun sequence genome and encodes:
- the LOC121177049 gene encoding carbohydrate sulfotransferase 12-like isoform X1, translated to MGACRGLLLPLGFLGSMFILMFFYQWDMSQQKRAERKHQLRDLRKQLLKEICGRDKEAFSEGKHSLEDVSDKELMNLIVDDTHGIIYCYIPKVACTNWKRVMFVLKQGEPFHDPMSISADLVHVPKRLTLLNSYPRAEMKAKLKHYTKFLFVRDPFVRLISAYRDKFQRHNKYYYQNFARDILRLYANQSDPPQTVDEAFVSGVHPSFYNFIQYLLDPQTEEKRPFEPHWRQMHRLCHPCLIQYDFIGHQETLLEDAEQLLQILKLRDEIRFPPPYENMTSLGSVLDWFRTVPLEDRRKLYKLYEGDFRLFGYRKPSELFH
- the LOC121177049 gene encoding carbohydrate sulfotransferase 12-like isoform X2, producing the protein MGACRGLLLPLGFLGSMFILMFFYQWDMSQQKRERKHQLRDLRKQLLKEICGRDKEAFSEGKHSLEDVSDKELMNLIVDDTHGIIYCYIPKVACTNWKRVMFVLKQGEPFHDPMSISADLVHVPKRLTLLNSYPRAEMKAKLKHYTKFLFVRDPFVRLISAYRDKFQRHNKYYYQNFARDILRLYANQSDPPQTVDEAFVSGVHPSFYNFIQYLLDPQTEEKRPFEPHWRQMHRLCHPCLIQYDFIGHQETLLEDAEQLLQILKLRDEIRFPPPYENMTSLGSVLDWFRTVPLEDRRKLYKLYEGDFRLFGYRKPSELFH